The Flavobacterium psychrotrophum region GGCACGTGCCCTTACAAGGTTTACATAAGTACGGGCTTTATCGTCGTTACCTATTTTATTGAAAGCCTCTGCTGCCATAAGCAATACATCTGCATAACGTATTGCCCTATAGTTGTTAGGGTTAGTAAGCTTACTATCGCCCAGGTTAAGGTCGCCCTGCCTTGGTATGTACTTTTTGTTGAAAAAACCTGTATGCTCATAACCTATACCATAAGTGGTACCGGGATTTGCAGTTACAAAATCTGCAATATTTAGTATAGCCACATCACGACGGTTATCGCCCGGCTCATAAATATCATAGGCTTCTTGGGTAGGAATGTTAAAACTATAGCCCGAATCGTACAGCGGACCGGTAAAATTCCTTGGACCGTTAAAACCTACAGCTACGTTACCTTCACTACATTGAAGACAACCAAAACCGGCACCTTCCTGATCTGAATACTGTACCTCAAAAACCGATTCGGTACCGTTTTCTCCATCGTTTTCAAAGATGGTATTGTAATCTGCCACCAGTGTGTAGGCATTAGTCTGGATAAGCGTTTCCAGCACATCTGCCGCCTGCTGGTATTTACTCTGATACAGATAAACCTTACCAAGCAATGCCTGCGCAGCGCCTTTAGTTATACGCCCTTTTTCCTGAGCGCCGGTTTCCATATTTTCTATGGCATATAACAGGTCTTCTTCTATAGTTGCATATACCTCGGCAGCTGTGGCACGCGGTATAGACGTTTCGTCGCCTACAACAAACCTGGTATCTCCTTTAAGCGGAATACCTCCAAACCATTTTACCAGTTCAAAATGAAAGTATGCCCTTAAAAAGCGTGTTTGCGCTATTACTTTTTCTTTACCTTCAAAGTCGGTCTTATCCTGGTATTCCATAATGTAGTTAGCACGGCTTACACCGGCAAACATCCAGTCCCAAACGTTTTTAAGATTAGGGTTTACCGGATTATGGTTCATTTGGTCTACCTGATGAAAACCCGGTGTATCTGTAGCACTCTCTCCGCCGGCAAGTGTATTATCTGAGGCTATTTCGCCCAGTAATACATTTACATAAGTAGATTGCAGTATATCATATACACCTATAAGTGCTTTGTTATAATCTTCTTCAGAATTAAAATAAGCATCAGAGTCTAACTGGTATTTTGGCGTGGTATCTACAAAATCATCGCACGATGTTGTTGAGAAGCCTAATATTGTAAAAGCTACTATAGCTGTTAATATCTTCTTTTTCATGTTGTGTGAGAATTAAAAATTAATGTTGGCGCCTATCAAATATGTTCTTGGCACGGGGTAAAAACCGTAATCTATACCACCGCCAATTGGCGATCCATTAGAAGCTCCCGGATCATATCCCATATATTTGGTAAAGGTGTATAGGTTGTTTACACCTGCATAAATCCTTACCTTACTAAGGGCGCCTTTAGTCCATTCCGGGTTAAGGGTATAACCAAGCTGCACATTTTGTATCCTGCAATACGAAGCATCTTCAACATAATATGATGAGAAAACCTTATTATTAGTAGCTCCTGTAGTTACACGTGGTATACTGTTGCTTGTACCTTCGCCCGTCCAGCGGTTAAGAACGTAATTAAGGCGGTTACCATTAGGCACATCCCTTTCATAAGCTCTTATCATATCATTACCTAAAGATGCAAATGCATAAGCTGTAAAGTCAAAACCTTTATAGTGAAGGGTAATGTTAAAGCCCATTGTAGCATTAGGAATTGGGTTACCAAGGTCTGTCCTGTCGGCAGCAGTAATAATACCATCACCGTTAACATCCTTAAACCTGATATCTCCCGGAGATGTTGACGTAGAGCCAAGGCCTGCCTGAGATGGTGCATTGTCTATTTCTGCCTGGTTCTGGAAAATACCTTCCATTTTATAGCCATAGAAATATCCCATAGGCTTACCAATTTCCATGCGCGATGGCTGGTCGCTCAGGCCAAAAGTACCGCCCGGGTAAAAACCTGTACCGTTATTTACCTCGGTAACTTTATTATTAATGAAAGAAACATTGTAGTTTACATCCATCTTGAAATTATCGGTAATATTATCTTTATAACCAATTGCAAATTCAAAACCTGAATTTTTTACCGTTCCGGCGTTAACCGTAGGAGCACTTGCTCCCGGAGCACCTATACCTATAATGCTTGAGGTAGGTATGTTTGGCACCAAAAGGTCTTTACGGGTATCGCTAAAATAATCTGCAGTAAGTGTAACCTTATTTTTGAAAAGGTTAATGTCTGCACCCACGTCAAACTTGCGTGATTCTTCCCAACGCGCAAGACGGTTAGGAACTACACCATTTGCAACACCGCTTGTAAGCGTATTGTTAAATACATACATTGCCTCGCCACTAAGACCCGGAAAATATATGGCAGACCCAAGGTTACCGTCGCTACCCAGTATACCATAACTTGCCCTTAATTTTGCAAAGCTTACAAGGCCGTCTTTATTAAAGAAAGGCTCTTCTGAAAGTGCCCAGCCTGCTGTAGCCGATGGAAAATAAGCAACTTTGTTTTCTGGAGCAAAACGGGTAGAAAGATCTCGGCGGCCCATAAATGAAACCAGGTAACGGCCTTTATAATCATATTGTAGCCTTGCAAAATGAGAAACCCTGCGCACATCATATACATATGAGCTGTTGCTCTTGGCATCAGACAAACCATTTGCTAAACTTATATCTGCAAATTCCCAACTGTTGTAAGGTATATCATAGCCAGTAGCATAAAGGGCTTCACCATAGGTTTTATATAAGGTTGTACCCGCTGTAAATGTAAAGTGATGCGTTTCTGCAAATACTTTTTCATAAGTACCATAAAGGTCAAATGTAAAATCGTTGTCGTTTATGGCATTCTGGTCTACACTACTGCGCTGTACATCATAAATTTTACCACCATAGCTTATCTGCTTGTGAAATGTGCGGCTGCGGTTGTTGCCGGTGTTGAAACCAAACCTTGCTGTAAACTTAAGCCCGTCTAATACTTCATAATCTGCATTAATAGTACCGTTAAGCTTGCGCAGATTGTAGTCGTTATAAGTATTGGCCACCTGCGCCAGCGGATTGATGATCTCTGTACCAAAACCTGTTGTGCTTGGCACTAATGTATATTCGCCATTTTCATCATAAGGTTTAAGTGTAGCAGGAACGTTGATCGCATTAAATAACACTGAACCTAAAGCACCTTCACTCAATGAATTTCTGTACAATTGAGTATAAATAATGTTAGTATTCAGTTTTAATTTTGGTGTAATGTCTATACCCAGGGCAATACGGCCTGTGTTTCTTTCGAACTGAGACTTACCATCGCCCACAATACCTTTTTGGTCTATGTGCGAGCCACCTACCGAATATGTTATGGTTTCTGACCCTCCACTTAATGTAAGATCATGGCTTGCCATAGGAACGGCTTTACCAAAAACTTCTTTCTGCCAGTCAGTACCTTTGCCAAGTCCGCTTAAATTAGGGAAAGGCAATGCCTGCCCGCCATTTGCGTAACTCTCGTTTAAGAGCGCTGCATATTCAGTAGCGTTAAGAGTAGGGAGTTTGCGTGATGTTTCCTGAAAACCGCTGTATACATTATATACTAATTGCGGTTTTTGGTTTTTACGGCCTTTTTTAGTAGTGATTAATACAACACCATTAGCACCTAAAACGCCGTAGATCGCAGCCTGCGCGTCTTTAAGTACTGAAATGCTTTCGATATCTCCAGGGTTTAAGGTATTTATGTCGCCCACATAGCCGTCTATAAGTACATAAGGATCTGCGTTACCGTTAGAACCAATACCTCTTATACGCACAGTAAGAGGTGCTCCTGGCGCACCAGATGTAGTAGTTACATTTACGCCAGCTACAGTACCTTGTAGTGCCTGTTCAATTTTTACAGGTTTTAATTTTTCAATAGTTTCTGCGCCCACATAGCCTACAGCACCTGTAACTTCTTTCCTTTTTTGGGTACCATAACCAATAACAACTACCTCCTCAAGGGTTTTGGCATCTTCCTTTAGGGCGAGTGATATTGATAATGTGTTTGCTACCTGCTCTATGGTTTGAAAACCAATAAAGCTAAAAATAAGTGTAGATCCTTTTGGTACTTTGAGGGCATAATTACCATCAAGGTCTGTGGCCGTGCTCACCGTAGTGTTTTTTAAAGCGATACTTACACCGGGCATAGGCAAACCGGTAGCCGCTTCTGTTACTTTCCCGCTTACCTCAATATCCTGTGCAAAGGATATGGCCGAGAAAAGCATGAAAGCAATCAAGAATAGTTTTGACTTCATAGGGTTAAAAGTGTTTTTTGTGATATTATAAAATTAAAGGGGTATTTATTAAATACATTAAAAAGAACCTCTACAAAAAATATACATATCGAAAAAACATTGTTCTGTAAAAGCAGAAAGCCTGTTAACATAGCGTTAACAGGCTTTTAGGCGTTTTTAATGATTTTAATAATAGCTAACGAAAACCTTGTAATTGCAGCTTTGTATAGGTAATGTTGTGGTAAATATTGTTTTTGTTGAGTTGATTTATATTGATAATATGTACTCAACAAGGCTTAATTCATGCAACAAGTCCATTTTTTTTCTCAAACGATATCGCTTTATCTCTACGCTTCGTACTGAGATATTTAAAAGAGGTGCTATTTCTTTAGAAGAAAGGTTTAATCTTAAATAAGCACATAGGCGTAAATCGTTTGGAGTAAGTGCCGGATGCGCCTTTTTTATCTTCTTCAAAAAGTCTTTATCGGCGTTGTTAAAGGCTTCTTTAAACATATCCCACGTATCATCTTCATTAATATTTTTATTGATGGTCGTGATTACCGACTTAAAGCTTTTATCGCCTTCTGTCGTTTTTTTAAGGTCGTCTTTGATAGTAGAGAGTAACTCATTTTTCTTGATGAGGTTCATCGTACTAACGGCAAGTTCACGGTTCTTATTCTCAAATTCCTGCTGTAACTGGTCGTTCTTAACGCGCATTAGTTCCTGTTCGTTTTCGAGTTCTTTAATCTCCAGCAAGCGGTTGTTTTCTTCAATAAGTTTTTCGTGCTGCTGCTGATAATAATTTTTATAAGCCCGGTTAATAAGAAACGCCGCGATGATAGCCAGTATGAGGTATATAGTAATTGCAAGATTTGTGGCATACCATGGTTTTAATATGGTAAATGTATAATTAGCCGTATTTGTAGATAATGAGTTACCCGCTTTTGCACGTACTTTAAAGGTATATTCGCCGGCGGGCAGGTTCTTAAAACTTACTGTTGACCGTCCGCTCCATTCACTCCAATCGTCCTGCACACCCTCAAGAAGGTATTGAAATTCTGAATTTACATACTTATTGTATTCCGGTAAGGTGTAATTAAACGTGAGGTTATTATCTGAATAGTCAAGGCTGCCTTCACCTGAGACAGTAACGTTAAATGGATTCTTATTTTGGGCGTTTGCTGTTATATTGGTAATAAAAACACGATATTTTTTAAATGATATATCGTGTAGGTTAATAGTATAATAACCATCTGTAGTACCTATTAAATAAACACTTGGCGATATTTGGGTAATGTTTTCATACCCAAGCATAGAATTAGTGAGGGATGAAGGTATGGGGATGATATTGTGTTTTAAATCTGTATTAAGCTTGCCACTGGATAGGTAATTGATATAATTCTTAGTAAAGAACCACAAACGGTTAGCACTGTCAGGAATAAGCTTGCCAGAAGTATATTCATCATTATTAAATATCTTTGACAACTGCCCCTGCATTTCAAACTGTTTGGTTTTGTCATTAAGCATAAAGATGCCTTCTTTTGAGGCATAATAAACTTTGTTGTTAAAAGTAACGAGGCTAACGTTTTTACCTTTTGACGGTTCTTTATACGTAATCACTTTTTTTGTAGTCGTAAAACCGGGGTCTATAACCACGCGGTAAATACCTTTGTATTCATGACTTACGTAAATTTCGTTTGTTCTTCTTACTGCAAAAAATCGGCTTGAGTTATCAAATCCGGCTATCTTATTGCGATATTTCCAACCTGTTGCTGTTTTTTCCAGTATTGATAAGCCTTGGTAATTACCCTGTATGATAAGGTTTTTGTTAGTAGGATGTGGCTCAAACTTCCAGGTACCAATACCTGTAAAAATAGGCAGTGCCAAAGTGCCTTTTACAACATATGTGCCGTAATCATGCCCACAAAACAGTGTGTCATCATATAAAAATAAAGACCACACCTGCCCTTTAGTACCGGGAATAAACTTAAAATCGGCAGAGGAGTTATATGGCTTACAAAAAAGTCCTTGATTAGTACCTATATAAAGTAATTCATTGTGTAATAAAGAGGTGTATACCGTTCCTAAAAATCCGGTATCATCTGCATAGTTGTGCACAACACTTTGCATATTGATGCAGTTAATACCATTATCAAGTCCCAGCCATAAATTATTATCCTCATCTTCATACATAGAGAGGGCTGTGTTATTGCTTAGACCCTTATTTTGTGTTATATGATATTTTACATTGCCTTGCTGCGTAATTATAAATATACCATTACTTACAGTGCCCAGGGCAAAACTTCCATCGCTGAGCAATTGGCTACTGTATATACTGGAAGTATTAAGATCTGCGTCGGCTGCAATGTTCCAGCGGGTAAGAACACCATTCTTAAGTTCATAGAAACCATCATACTGCGTAATAATAAGATAGCTGTCATCACGCCCGTAAATATTTACT contains the following coding sequences:
- a CDS encoding RagB/SusD family nutrient uptake outer membrane protein, with amino-acid sequence MKKKILTAIVAFTILGFSTTSCDDFVDTTPKYQLDSDAYFNSEEDYNKALIGVYDILQSTYVNVLLGEIASDNTLAGGESATDTPGFHQVDQMNHNPVNPNLKNVWDWMFAGVSRANYIMEYQDKTDFEGKEKVIAQTRFLRAYFHFELVKWFGGIPLKGDTRFVVGDETSIPRATAAEVYATIEEDLLYAIENMETGAQEKGRITKGAAQALLGKVYLYQSKYQQAADVLETLIQTNAYTLVADYNTIFENDGENGTESVFEVQYSDQEGAGFGCLQCSEGNVAVGFNGPRNFTGPLYDSGYSFNIPTQEAYDIYEPGDNRRDVAILNIADFVTANPGTTYGIGYEHTGFFNKKYIPRQGDLNLGDSKLTNPNNYRAIRYADVLLMAAEAFNKIGNDDKARTYVNLVRARAFGDNNHNFVASGSGLGDQIFDERRRELMGEGHRFFDLVRTGRGKLIPNFTKDKNELFPIPYEEIQFSNGNWKQNPGYN
- a CDS encoding SusC/RagA family TonB-linked outer membrane protein — encoded protein: MKSKLFLIAFMLFSAISFAQDIEVSGKVTEAATGLPMPGVSIALKNTTVSTATDLDGNYALKVPKGSTLIFSFIGFQTIEQVANTLSISLALKEDAKTLEEVVVIGYGTQKRKEVTGAVGYVGAETIEKLKPVKIEQALQGTVAGVNVTTTSGAPGAPLTVRIRGIGSNGNADPYVLIDGYVGDINTLNPGDIESISVLKDAQAAIYGVLGANGVVLITTKKGRKNQKPQLVYNVYSGFQETSRKLPTLNATEYAALLNESYANGGQALPFPNLSGLGKGTDWQKEVFGKAVPMASHDLTLSGGSETITYSVGGSHIDQKGIVGDGKSQFERNTGRIALGIDITPKLKLNTNIIYTQLYRNSLSEGALGSVLFNAINVPATLKPYDENGEYTLVPSTTGFGTEIINPLAQVANTYNDYNLRKLNGTINADYEVLDGLKFTARFGFNTGNNRSRTFHKQISYGGKIYDVQRSSVDQNAINDNDFTFDLYGTYEKVFAETHHFTFTAGTTLYKTYGEALYATGYDIPYNSWEFADISLANGLSDAKSNSSYVYDVRRVSHFARLQYDYKGRYLVSFMGRRDLSTRFAPENKVAYFPSATAGWALSEEPFFNKDGLVSFAKLRASYGILGSDGNLGSAIYFPGLSGEAMYVFNNTLTSGVANGVVPNRLARWEESRKFDVGADINLFKNKVTLTADYFSDTRKDLLVPNIPTSSIIGIGAPGASAPTVNAGTVKNSGFEFAIGYKDNITDNFKMDVNYNVSFINNKVTEVNNGTGFYPGGTFGLSDQPSRMEIGKPMGYFYGYKMEGIFQNQAEIDNAPSQAGLGSTSTSPGDIRFKDVNGDGIITAADRTDLGNPIPNATMGFNITLHYKGFDFTAYAFASLGNDMIRAYERDVPNGNRLNYVLNRWTGEGTSNSIPRVTTGATNNKVFSSYYVEDASYCRIQNVQLGYTLNPEWTKGALSKVRIYAGVNNLYTFTKYMGYDPGASNGSPIGGGIDYGFYPVPRTYLIGANINF
- a CDS encoding helix-turn-helix and ligand-binding sensor domain-containing protein, giving the protein MKKITLIFIIFSFLTSFSQDLPPILKYTAGNYAAGNQNWMISQDNNGYLYFANNEGLLEYNGTSWSLYPTPNETIMRSVKVIGNRIYCGFYMDFGYWSRKTDGTLAYTSLTKKIRNKIIDDEQFWNIAQYDRWIIFQSLSRIFIYDTKTSNFNIIHSDTGMNKVFTANNTILYQAIGSGLFEIENGQSRLVSDAPILSKSKIVNIYGRDDSYLIITQYDGFYELKNGVLTRWNIAADADLNTSSIYSSQLLSDGSFALGTVSNGIFIITQQGNVKYHITQNKGLSNNTALSMYEDEDNNLWLGLDNGINCINMQSVVHNYADDTGFLGTVYTSLLHNELLYIGTNQGLFCKPYNSSADFKFIPGTKGQVWSLFLYDDTLFCGHDYGTYVVKGTLALPIFTGIGTWKFEPHPTNKNLIIQGNYQGLSILEKTATGWKYRNKIAGFDNSSRFFAVRRTNEIYVSHEYKGIYRVVIDPGFTTTKKVITYKEPSKGKNVSLVTFNNKVYYASKEGIFMLNDKTKQFEMQGQLSKIFNNDEYTSGKLIPDSANRLWFFTKNYINYLSSGKLNTDLKHNIIPIPSSLTNSMLGYENITQISPSVYLIGTTDGYYTINLHDISFKKYRVFITNITANAQNKNPFNVTVSGEGSLDYSDNNLTFNYTLPEYNKYVNSEFQYLLEGVQDDWSEWSGRSTVSFKNLPAGEYTFKVRAKAGNSLSTNTANYTFTILKPWYATNLAITIYLILAIIAAFLINRAYKNYYQQQHEKLIEENNRLLEIKELENEQELMRVKNDQLQQEFENKNRELAVSTMNLIKKNELLSTIKDDLKKTTEGDKSFKSVITTINKNINEDDTWDMFKEAFNNADKDFLKKIKKAHPALTPNDLRLCAYLRLNLSSKEIAPLLNISVRSVEIKRYRLRKKMDLLHELSLVEYILSI